A section of the Primulina eburnea isolate SZY01 chromosome 1, ASM2296580v1, whole genome shotgun sequence genome encodes:
- the LOC140808751 gene encoding protein FAR-RED IMPAIRED RESPONSE 1-like, which translates to MAFTLGMRNTQLSESVKSDIKSCMKPDLDIMQFFKHFEQVLEEKRNNELRCEFETRQKLSRLKLESSPMLRQLSEIYTLTIFHLFQVEFVLFAAAYIKYKNETQPLFEYVVGRIDKEGEWRVTFNPSTKLISCSCRKFEMTGLLCCHAVKVYDVHDVKKLPEHYILNRWTRKARSGVVHDCMGNEVEEDPKRESTERYRKICMMLVRLASEASVHPSTFSLVHNSICDLTKQVMKMRLTEVSQDNNGGVRTSSIRPSMIQAKGFKKRNGVKKSRRLKSWVELQAKRRKTNLRVEAQFDHPHHSLEAMDFNRDISNNALE; encoded by the exons ATGGCTTTCACACTTGGTATGAGAAATACACAACTCAGTGAAAGTGTCAAATCTGATATCAAGAGTTGTATGAAACCCGACTTAGATATAATGCAATTTTTTAAGCACTTCGAACAGGTCTTGGAGGAAAAGCGGAACAATGAGCTAAGATGTGAATTTGAGACACGCCAAAAATTATCGAGATTAAAGCTAGAGAGTTCTCCTATGTTGCGTCAACTTTCTGAAATTTATACCCTCACTATCTTTCATCTATTTCAAGTAGAGTTTGTTTTGTTCGCAGCTGcttacataaaatataaaaatgaaacTCAACCATTATTTGAATATGTTGTCGGGCGAATTGATAAAGAAGGAGAATGGAGGGTGACATTTAATCCTAGCACAAAGTTGATTTCATGTAGTTGCCGAAAATTTGAAATGACTGGATTATTGTGTTGTCATGCTGTGAAAGTATATGATGTGCATGACGTAAAAAAACTGCCAGAGCATTATATCTTGAATAGATGGACGAGAAAAGCTAGGAGTGGAGTGGTACACGATTGTATGGGCAATGAAGTCGAAGAAGATCCTAAACGAGAAAGTACAGAACGATATAGAAAAATTTGTATGATGCTCGTAAGACTGGCAAGCGAAGCCTCCGTCCACCCATCAACTTTCTCTTTGGTGCATAATTCGATATGTGATCTAACCAAGCAAGTCATGAAAATGCGTTTGACTGAAGTGAGTCAAGACAACAATGGTGGTGTCAGGACTTCATCGATAAGACCTTCTATGATACAAGCAAAAGGATTCAAGAAAAGAAATGGTGTGAAAAAGTCAAGAAGGTTGAAGAGTTGGGTAGAACTTCAAGCAAAACGAAGAAAAACAAATTTGAGAGTCGAG GCACAATTTGATCATCCTCACCATTCTCTTGAAGCCATGGATTTCAATAGAGATATATCCAATAATGCTCTTGAGTAG
- the LOC140832943 gene encoding molybdate transporter 2: MAEDSSTTIPLLHRRVSGWCSHLAASLRPKTSILSELSGAVGDLGTYIPIVLALTLVSNLDLSTTLIFTALYNIATGVLFGTPMPVQPMKSIAAVAVTELPHLTVSQIGAAGICTAVVLLLLGVTGLMSFIYRYLPLPVVRGIQLSQGLSFAFSAIKYIRYNQDFTKTTATKTNNPRSWLGLDGLILALFCLLFLILTTGDGGVSRSFDTSPSTLSNKERKVQRRIKILASIPSALIVFLVGLILCFIRDPSIVSDITFGPSKFHVLKITWEDFKIGFLRGAVPQIPLSVLNSVIAVCKLSDDLFPGTDLSATKVSISVGIMNLVGCWFGAMPVCHGAGGLAGQYRFGGRSGLSVVFLGVGKLILGLLLGNSFVRILSEFPIGILGVLLLFAGIELAMASRDMNSKEDSFVMLVCAAVSMTGSSAALGFICGIVLYLLLKSREMDYSCFSFCNTTKGEPSGDEEALVNP; this comes from the coding sequence ATGGCTGAAGATTCCTCCACCACCATCCCTCTCCTTCACCGCCGCGTATCCGGGTGGTGCAGCCACCTCGCTGCTTCACTCCGCCCCAAGACCTCTATCTTATCCGAGCTGAGTGGCGCCGTCGGAGACCTGGGCACATACATTCCAATAGTGTTGGCGCTTACGCTAGTCTCAAATTTGGATCTTTCCACCACTCTCATCTTCACCGCCCTTTACAACATCGCCACCGGGGTCCTTTTTGGCACCCCGATGCCAGTCCAACCCATGAAATCAATCGCCGCAGTAGCCGTCACCGAGTTGCCACATTTAACGGTGAGCCAGATCGGCGCCGCCGGGATCTGCACTGCTGTCGTGCTCCTTCTACTTGGAGTGACTGGACTCATGTCCTTCATCTACCGCTATCTTCCCCTTCCCGTGGTCCGCGGTATCCAGCTGTCGCAGGGCCTCTCTTTTGCCTTTTCTGCTATCAAATATATTCGTTATAATCAAGATTTTACCAAAACCACGGCCACAAAAACCAACAATCCTCGCTCCTGGCTCGGGCTTGATGGGCTTATTCTGGCCCTGTTTTGTCTCCTCTTTCTCATTCTCACCACCGGAGATGGTGGTGTCAGCCGCAGCTTCGACACAAGTCCAAGTACCTTGTCAAACAAAGAGCGTAAAGTCCAGAGAAGAATTAAAATCTTGGCAAGTATTCCTTCTGCGCTGATCGTGTTTTTGGTAGGTTTGATTTTGTGTTTCATTCGTGACCCTTCTATTGTTAGCGACATAACGTTTGGTCCCTCGAAATTTCATGTCCTAAAAATCACTTGGGAGGACTTCAAGATTGGGTTTTTACGAGGCGCGGTGCCTCAAATACCCCTATCCGTTTTAAACTCGGTTATAGCTGTTTGTAAACTCTCCGATGATCTATTTCCTGGTACAGATTTGTCGGCAACAAAGGTTTCTATTAGTGTAGGAATAATGAATTTGGTGGGGTGCTGGTTCGGTGCCATGCCGGTTTGCCATGGTGCTGGAGGGCTGGCAGGTCAGTACAGATTCGGAGGGAGGAGTGGTCTATCGGTTGTGTTTCTAGGGGTAGGAAAACTGATTCTTGGATTGTTACTTGGGAACTCTTTTGTGAGAATTTTGAGTGAATTTCCAATTGGGATTCTTGGGGTGTTATTGTTATTTGCTGGAATCGAATTGGCTATGGCATCCAGAGATATGAACTCCAAGGAAGATTCTTTTGTGATGTTGGTTTGTGCAGCTGTGTCAATGACAGGATCTAGTGCTGCATTGGGATTTATATGTGGGATTGTGCTGTATTTGCTTTTGAAATCGAGGGAGATGGATTATTCGTGTTTTAGTTTCTGTAACACGACCAAGGGTGAGCCTTCAGGTGACGAAGAAGCTCTTGTTAATCCGTAA